The Calidithermus timidus DSM 17022 DNA segment CAGCAAGACGCCTTGACCTCGAGCGCCCCACGCTACGAGTCCTCCGCCTTTGTTGATGGCTTTCTATTCCCTTTGCTTCTTCCGCATCGCCTCGAGCGCGTCCCACTGCTCCTTGCTCACGGCGTCGAGCACGTTGAACTCGCCTGAGCCCCACGCCTTCTCGCCGCCGTCGATGTAGATGAGGTCGCCGGTGATGAAGCCCGCGTAGTCGGAGATGAGGTAGGCGGCGAGGTTGGCCAGCTCCTTGTGCTCGCCCACCCGGCGCAGGGGGATGCGCTCCATGAAGAGCTTTTCGATCTCGGGGGTGGGCATCAGGCGGCTCCAGGCTCCTTCGGTGGGGAACGGCCCCGGTGCGATGGCGTTGAGCCGGATGCCGTACTTGCCCCACTCGGCGGCCAGCGAGCGGGTCAGGGCCACCACCCCGGCCTTGGCCACCGCCGAGGGCACCACGTAGCCCGAGCCGCCCTCGGCGTAGGTGGTGGCGATGTTGAGCACCGTCCCCTTGTGACCGCCGGCGATCCAGCGCTTGCCCAGCTCGAGCGTGCAGTAAAAGGTTCCGTGCAGCACGATCCCCAGTACCGCATCCACCGCCCGGTAGGAGAGGCGTTCGGTGGGGGAGATGAAGTTGCCGGCGGCGTTGTTGACCAGTACGTCGATGCGGCCAAAGTGTCCCAGAACGCTGTCCATCAGGCCCACGACTGCCTCGGGGTCGCGCACGTCGCAGGGCACGCCTAGCACTTCGCCCCCCGTCTGCTCGCTCATCTCCCTAGCGGCCTGCTCGAGCACCTCCTGCCGCCGCCCGGCGATGGCCACCTTGGCCCCCAGCTCGAGAAAGCGGGTGCTCATCGAGCGCCCGAGCCCGGTGCCGCCCCCCGTGACCAGCACGACCTTGTCTTGAAGTAAACCGGGTTCAAACATATGAATAGCTTACAATAAGTTCCCGCGGAAGCTGCCGATGCTCGGCAGCCGGATTCGGGGGCATATGTTCACCCCCACCGCGCGGTGGGGGTGAAGCTGAAAGCCTTGGAGCAATCAGGGACGTCCGTAGAGCGGGAGGCCGTTGGGGGGCAGGTTGAAGAACAGATCCAGCGGCACGTTCATGCCGTTGAGGGCCTGGGTGGGCGCCGGGGAGCCCGAGCTGGCCAGCTGTGCGGCGCTGAAGCGAAGGATCTGCCCGGTGCCGCCGCTCGAGAAGTAGGGCATGCTGGGGTTCCACTGCAAGCGCTGCCGGAGGCTGACGCCGGAGCTGGGTCTATCGTCGCTGACCCAGAGGTTGCCCTGGTTGTCGAAGGCCAGGCCGATGGGCTGCATCCAGCTAGAATCGCTGCTGATCTTCACTGCGGGCGCGCCAGTGTAGGAGCCCGTGCCGGGGCTGCACGAGGTGTCACCGTCGCAGTCGGCGGGGAAGGAGGAGGAGTTCACGTCGAAGCGCGCGATGAAGTCGCCGAGCTTGCTGGCGACCCACAACCTGCCTGCGCTGTCGAAGGCCAGGCTGATGGGGCCATGGAGGGAGTTCTTGTCGTTGGCGTTGAGGGTGTTGTCG contains these protein-coding regions:
- a CDS encoding SDR family oxidoreductase, which translates into the protein MFEPGLLQDKVVLVTGGGTGLGRSMSTRFLELGAKVAIAGRRQEVLEQAAREMSEQTGGEVLGVPCDVRDPEAVVGLMDSVLGHFGRIDVLVNNAAGNFISPTERLSYRAVDAVLGIVLHGTFYCTLELGKRWIAGGHKGTVLNIATTYAEGGSGYVVPSAVAKAGVVALTRSLAAEWGKYGIRLNAIAPGPFPTEGAWSRLMPTPEIEKLFMERIPLRRVGEHKELANLAAYLISDYAGFITGDLIYIDGGEKAWGSGEFNVLDAVSKEQWDALEAMRKKQRE